The Salvelinus sp. IW2-2015 unplaced genomic scaffold, ASM291031v2 Un_scaffold6903, whole genome shotgun sequence sequence ACCCTGTAGCTAACACCCTGTCCCCGCCCTTAGTAACTAAACACACCTTTCCCTGTAGCTAACGCACATTCACCTGTAAGCTAAGCACCTGTCCCCCCCGCCCTGTAGGCTAAAACACCTTTCGCCCAGCCCTGTAGCGCAACACACCTTTCCCCCAGCCCTGTAGCTAACACACCTTTCCCCCAGCCCGTACTATACACACCTTTCCCCCCCGCCTGTAGACGTAACCACACCCTTTCCCCCCGCCCTGGTAGCTAACACACCTTTCCCCCCCCCACCGCCCTGTAACTAACACACCTTCCCTGAAGCTAACGCACCTTTCCCTGTACTAACACTCCTTCCCCCCCCGCCCTGTAGCTAACACACCTTTCCCCCAGCCTTAGCTTACACACCTTTCCCCCCAAGCCCGTAGCTTACACTCCTTTCCCCCAGCCCTGTAGCTAACACAACCTTTCCCCCAGCCCTTGTAGCGTAACACTCCTTCCCCCCAGCCCTTAGTAACGCAACTTTCCCCCCCAGCCTGCTAGCTAAACAGTCCTCTCTCCCCTAAGCCCTGTAGCTAACACTCCTTTCCCCCGCAGCCCTGTAGCAAACTCCTTTTCCCCAGCCCGTGTAGCATAACACCCTTTCCCGCAGGCCCCTGAGCTAAACCACTCCTTTCCCCGCAAGCCCTGCTAGCTAACACACCTTGTCCCACCAGCCCGTTAGCTATACATCCTTTCCCCCCCAGCCCGTAAGTAACACTCCTTTCCCCCCAGCCCTGTAGCGAACCTCTGCTTCCCAACCAGTCCCTGTAATAGCAAACATCCTTCCCCCAGCCCGTGTAGCTAACATCCTTCCCCGCAGCCCTGTAGCTATTATCACTCCATTACCTCCCCAGCCCTGTGGCTAGACGATTCCTTTAGCCCCCAGCCCTTGGTAGCTTAAACATCACCTTTCCCCCGCAGCCCTGTATGCTAACACCTTCCGTAGCTTATCACTCGTTGTCCACTAGCCACGTAACGGCCTTAGTAACACACCTTTCCCCCCAGCCCTGTAGCTAACACTCCTTTTCCCCCCAGCCCGTCTTAGATAGCTCATTCCTGTAACTAAAACCCTTTACGGCCACTAAACCACCCTTAGTCTCCACACACTTTCCTGCGACAGCCCTTGCCCACCATGTAAACACTCCTTTCCCCCGCAGCCCTGAAGCTAACCCACATCCTGTTCCCCCCCACCCTGTAGCTAACACTCCTTTCCCCCAGCCCTCTAGCTACGCACTCCTTTCCCTTGTAGCTAAACATCAGCCGTTCCATGCCAGCCCTGTAGCGTAACACACCTTTGCCCCAGCCCTGTAGCAACCACCACTTGTCCCCCGCAAGCCCACTGTCAGCGAACCACTCCTTTCCCCATCCCACGCCACTGTCAGCGCACCCTGTAAGCTAACGCTCCTTTCCCCCACAGCTCACTACTTGCATTAGCTAAGCACTACTTTCCCCAACCTGTAGCTAACAACTTCCTTCCCCCCAGCACCTATAAACACACCAGCcctatacaacactccttccccCAGCCCTGTAGCTAACACTCCTTTCCCCACAAGCCCTGATAGCAGTAACCACACCTTTCCCCGCCGCCCTGTAAGCTACAACAGCCTTTCCCCCTGCCTGTAGCTAACACACCTTCCCCCCGCCCACTGGTAGAACACACTTTTCCCCCCCCCGCCCTGTAGCTATACACACCTTCCCCCCCCCCGCCCTGTAACTTTCTAAACACCTTTCCCCACCGCGCACCTGTAACTCAAACACACCTTTCCCTGTAGCTAACGACATTTCCCCATGTACGCTAACACCTCCTTCCCCCCCCGCCTTAGCTACACACACCTTTCCCCCACGGCCCTGTAGCAGCTGAACACACCTTGTTCCCCCAGCCGTCTACTTAGCTAACACACTCACTTTCCCCCCGCCCATGTAGCTATACAGCACTCTTTCCCGCCCGCCCGTAGCCTACACCACCTTTGCGCCCCCCTCCGCCCCTGTAAACTAGACACCACCTTTCCCTAGCTAGCTTAGACGCACCTTTCCCTGTAGCTAATACATCATCCTTCCCCCCCGCCCTAGTACTAACACACCTTTTCCCCCCAGCCCTGTAGTAACACACCTTTTCGCCCCCACCTGTAGCATAACACTCCTTTCCCCCCAGCCTGTAGGACTAACGCACCCTCACGCCTTGACACCACCCCCAGCCCTGAGCTAACGCACCTTTACTTCCCTAACCGATGTAGCTAACGCACCTTTCCACCCTCCTGTACTTAACGCACTCTTTCCCCTAGCCCTTAGCTAACGCACCTATCCGTCCCCCCGCCTGCTGTAGCCTAACGCCCTTTCCCCCCGCCCTGTGACTATCGCTCCTTTCCCCCCGCCCTAGTAACTGCACCGTCCTGTAGTAACCCCCTTCCCTGCATAGCTAACGCACCTTATCCCTGTAGCTTTACCGCTACCATTTCCCTAGCTAGCTTATTACGCCCTTCTCGCCTTGTAGCTAACGCACTGTTCCCTGTAGCTAACACCCCTTTCCAGCCTGTAGGCTAACACATGCACTTTCCCCCAGCCCTGTAGCTAACACACCGTTCAGCCCCCCCAGCCGCCTGTAGGCATAACCACACCTTCCCTCCCCCGGCCCCTGTAAGCTCTTAACACATGTCCCATGTTTCCCTCACCCCGCCCCTGTACGCGTTAACCACCTTTCCTTCCCTGTGTTAGCGCCACCATTCTCCTCAAGCCCTCTGTAGCGTAACGCACGTTTCCCCGAAGCCGGTAGCTACACGCTCCCTTCCACCCCCCGCACCTGCCAATAGCCTCCAACGCTCCCTTCTCTCCCCGCCCGGTAGCTACGCACCTTCCCGTGTAGGCTACGCCACCTTTCCCTAAGTAGTCCGTATTGCTCATGCTATTCCGTGATCTAGATCGTGCCGTGTGTGCGCGTGTAGTAAGTCCGGGTTCTTCCTGTGTAGCTAACGCCACCTTTCCTCTGATAGCGTACACACCTTCGACCCCCAGCCCTGTAGCTAACACACCTTTCGCCCCAGCCTGGTAGCGTAACACACCGTTGTGTCGTGCTTCCCTGTGTGTGAGCTAACGCAACCTTCCTTTTCCTAGCTAGCAAAGCGCGACGCTTTGTCCTCGCGGAAGCGGTGTGCTACGCGAACCTTTCTCTCCAAGCCCTGTAGCTACGCTTTCCTTCCCCGCCCCCGCCTGAATAGCAAACGCTCCCTTTCCTCCCGCCTGATAGCTAAACGCACCTTTCCCTGTAACTGCATAACAGCACCCTTGCCCTGTAGCTACGCATACCTTTCCCTGGTGATCTAACGCTCTCTTTCCCCTGCTAGCTAAGCGCATTCCGGGGTGTGGGCGTGTGAGCTAAGCGAGGGATGTGGTCTCTAGCATGATCGTGTGCTCATCTGTGTGTGGCTACGTTTCCTGGAGCTAACGCTACCTTTCCCCTGAAAGCTAACGCACCTTTCTGTCTTTTTACTTTTTCGCTGAGCTAACCCTTAGCTTAATTACCTCCCCTGTTAGTACGTAGCGTTGTTCGTATAACTTGACCTTTCCTGTGATGGAGTGTTCACTGTAGCTACATCAGCCTTCCTGTAGGCTAGTGTGCTAGTTGTTTCCTGTAGCGTAGAGAGCGCGTTTGCGCGGCtatagtgagtgtgtgttgtatcTAACGGCACCTGCCTTTTGTGTATGTGAGACACACTTTCCCCCTAGCCCTGTAGCTAACACCTTTCCCTGCTAGCTAACCCTTTCCCCCTAGCCCTGTAGCTAACACATCCCCCTAGCCTGTAGCTAACAACCGTTCCCTGTAGCTAACACCTTTCCTGTAGCTACGACTGTGTGATGAGGAATAAATTGTGCAGCAAGATTCACACCCAATCCTTCTAaattaaagaaaataatgaattTCATTCTAATTAAAGAAAATATGataattaattctgtgtttttgttcattttgtcagCTGAGAACACTCTACCAAGATGCCCCAGCTGTCCAAGTACTATGTTGGCTCACCGTACAAGCTTCAGGTACAGTAACTGAATGAGTGTGATATCTACATGATCTTTCCAACATGCGTCCTGTTTTGATCCCATGTTAGTTTATCTATTTGAATCCCTAACAGAGCAGAGATGTATACACTTGGATGTTCTCCTTTCAAGTTACAGCATTGTTCTGTTGTTTACCTGTGGGACCAACCGCCGTGTTTACCTCGTGGGACCATACCGCCGGTGTTTACCTCGTGGACCATACTGGCGGTGTTTACCTTCGTGGGACCATACCGCCGGTGTTTACCTTCGTGGGACCATACCACGGTGTTTACCTTGTGGGACCATACTGGCCGGTGTTTACCTTGTGGGACCATACGCCCGGTGTACCTTGTGGAACCATACCGCCGGTGTTTACCTTGTGGGACCCTACCGCGGTGTTTACCTTGTGGGACCATACCGCCGGTGTTTACCTTAGTGGGACCATACCGCCGGTGTTACCTTGTGGGACCATACCGCCGGTGTTTACCTCGTGGGACCATACCGCCGGTGTTTACCTTAGTGGGACCATACCGCCGGTGTTTACCTTGTGGGACCATACCGCCGTGGTTTACCTTGTGGAACCATACCGCCGGTGTTTACCTTGTGGGACCATACCGCGGTGTTACTTGTGTGGGACCATACCGCCGGTGTTTACCTAGTGGGACATACCGCCGGTGTTTACCTTGTGGACCATACCGCCGTGTTTACCTCGTGGGACCTACACGCCGGTGTTTACCTTGTGGGACCATCACGCCGGTGTTTACCTTGTGGGACCATACCGCCGGTGTTTACCTTGTGGGACCATACCGCCCGTGTTTACCTTGTGGGACCATACCGCCGGTGTTTACCTTGTGGACCATACCGCCTCGGGCTGCTTTACCTTAGTGGCAACCATACCGGTGTTTACTCGTGGACCATACCCCCGCGTGTTTACCTCGGCGAGGTGGGACCATACCGCCGGTGTTTACCTCGTGGGACCATACCGCCGGTGTTTACCTTGTGGGACCATACCGCCGGTGTTTACCTTGTGGGACCATACCGCCGGTGTTTACCTCGTGGGACCATACCACCGGTGTTTACCTCGTGGGACCATACTGCCGCGGAGTTAAAGCAGTTCtccatggaagagtgggccaataTTCATCCACAGCAATGTGAGGGGCTGATcatcaactacaggaagcatttggttgcagtcattgtaGCTAAAAGTGTCATGAAGCGAGGTGTTGGACATTCTAACTTATTCTACTGTAGATATTAGATGAAACCCTTGACTAATgttggtttatgtgtgtgtattccaGTGAAGGCAGTGTGATAGCCTACTACCTGTCAGAGTTTGAAGTACCACGTGGTCAGGAGGCAGCGGTGGACAAGGCCATGTCCTCCATGGACAAGGTAGTGGATAAGGTGCAGAGGGGCTTTTCGAACAACAGGCCTGGCAACGATCTGTTGTTTGAGGATGTCATGAACTCCGCTCTGGACTCTAGAATGTTCTCAACATCCTTCAGTGGTGAGTTCTGCTCTGTTCTTGTTCTGCTTGCATCAGTTTGAGTAGAGAATTCCCTCAGCGAATTGAAAGTCTGGACGAGGAATTCTGTGACTCAGACATTTATATATGTTAAGTATCCTGTTGTTTCCTTGTgaattacactatatatacaaaagtatgtggacacctcttcaaatgagGGGATTTGACTATTTCTGCCCCGACCGTAGCTGACGGGTGTATAGAATCGaatacacagccatgcaatctccatagacaaacatttgcagtagaatggccttactgaaaagctcagtgacttattatttttattttttttacgtgGCACCgtccataggatgccacctttccaacaagtcagtttgtcaaatttctgccctgctagagctgcccccggtcaactgtaagtgctgttattgtgaagtggaaatattataggagcaacaacggctcagccgcgaagtggtagaccacacaagctcacataaccgggaccgccgagtgctgaagcgcataataatcatctgtcctcggttacaacactcactactgagtttcaaactgcctctggaagcaacgtcagcacaataactgttagtctggagcttcatgaaatgggtttccatggccgagcagccgcacacaagcttatgatcaccatgtgcaatgccaagcgtcggctggagtggtgtaaaactcaccgccattggactctggagcagtggaaacgcgttctctgtagtgatgaagcacgcttcaccatctggcagtccgacgggcgaatctgggtttggcggatgccaggagaaagctacctgccccaatgcatagtgccaactgtaaagtttggtggaggaggaataatggtctggggctgtttttcatggttcaggccccttagttccagtgaagggaaatcttaacgctacaacacacaatgatattctagatgattctgttcttccaactttgtggcaagtttggggaaggccctttcctgtttcagcatgacaatgcccccatgcacaaatcgaggtccatacagaaatggtttgtcgagatcggtgtggaagaacttgactggcctgcacagagccctgacctcaaccccattaaacacatttgggatgaattgagccaggcctaatcgcccgacatcactaatgctcttgtggctgaatggaagcaagtccccgcaacaatgttccaacatctagtggaaagccttcccagaagaggggaggctgttatagcagcaaaggggggggccTCAACAACATATttatgcccgtgattttggaatgagatgtttgctgagcaggtgtccacgtacttttccTCCTAGCATGAGGacacatctgaaatggcaccctattccttatgtagtagACCAGAACCATGTGTggctctctaccccctctctaNNNNNNNNNNNNNNNNNNNNNNNNNNNNNNNNNNNNNNNNNNNNNNNNNNNNNNNNNNNNNNNNNNNNNNNNNNNNNNNNNNNNNNNNNNNNNNNNNNNNNNNNNNNNNNNNNNNNNNNNNNNNNNNNNNNNNNNNNNNNNNNNNNNNNNNNNNNNNNNNNNNNNNNNNNNNNNNNNNNNNNNNNNNNNNNNNNNNNNNNNNNNNNNNNNNNNNNNNNNNNNNNNNNNNNNNNNNNNNNNNNNNNNNNNNNNNNNNNNNNNNNNNNNNNNNNNNNNNNNNNNNNNNNNNNNNNNNNNNNNNNNNNNNNNNNNNNNNNNNNNNNNNNNNNNNNNNNNNNNNNNNNNNNNNNNNNNNNNNNNNNNNNNNNNNNNNNNNNNNNNNNNNNNNNNNNNNNNNNNNNNNNNNNNNNNNNNNNNNNNNNNNNNNNNNNNNNNNNNNNNNNNNNNNNNNNNNNNNNNNNNNNNNNNNNNNNNNNNNNNNNNNNNNNNNNNNNNNNNNNNNNNNNNNNNNNNNNNNNNNNNNNNNNNNNNNNNNNNNNNNNNNNNNNNNNNNNNNNNNNNNNNNNNNNNNNNNNNNNNNNNNNNNNNNNNNNNNNNNNNNNNNNNNNNNNNNNNNNNNNNNNNNNNNNNNNNNNNNNNNNNNNNNNNNNNNNNNNNNNNNNNNNNNNNNNNNNNNNNNNNNNNNNNNNNNNNNNNNNNNNNNNNNNNNNNNNNNNNNNNNNNNNNNNNNNNNNNNNNNNNNNNNNNNNNNNNNNNNNNNNNNNNNNNNNNNNNNNNNNNNNNNNNNNNNNNNNNNNNNNNNNNNNNNNNNNNNNNNNNNNNNNNNNNNNNNNNNNNNNNNNNNNNNNNNNNNNNNNNNNNNNNNNNNNNNNNNNNNNNNNNNNNNNNNNNNNNNNNNNNNNNNNNNNNNNNNNNNNNNNNNNNNNNNNNNNNNNNNNNNNNNNNNNNNNNNNNNNNNNNNNNNNNNNNNNNNNNNNNNNNNNNNNNNNNNNNNNNNNNNNNNNNNNNNNNNNNNNNNNNNNNNNNNNNNNNNNNNNNNNNNNNNNNNNNNNNNNNNNNNNNNNNNNNNNNNNNNNNNNNNNNNNNNNNNNNNNNNNNNNNNNNNNNNNNNNNNNNNNNNNNNNNNNNNNNNNNNNNNNNNNNNNNNNNNNNNNNNNNNNNNNNNNNNNNNNNNNNNNNNNNNNNNNNNNNNNNNNNNNNNNNNNNNNNNNNNNNNNNNNNNNNNNNNNNNNNNNNNNNNNNNNNNNNNNNNNNNNNNNNNNNNNNNNNNNNNNNNNNNNNNNNNNNNNNNNNNNNNNNNNNNNNNNNNNNNNNNNNNNNNNNNNNNNNNNNNNNNNNNNNNNNNNNNNNNNNNNNNNNNNNNNNNNNNNNNNNNNNNNNNNNNNNNNNNNNNNNNNNNNNNNNNNNNNNNNNNNNNNNNNNNNNNNNNNNNNNNNNNNNNNNNNNNNNNNNNNNNNNNNCAGCCTTGGGTTAGGAgacctgctataacagccttggGTTAGGAGACCTGCTAGGTTAGGAgacctgctataacagccttggGTTAGGAgacctgctataacagccttggGTTAGGAgacctgctataacagccttggGTTAGGAgacctgctataacagccttggGTTAGGATACCTGCTAGGTTAGGAgacctgctataacagcctggtCAGGGgacctgctataacagccttctgtCAGGGACCTGCTATAACAGGCTGGTCAGGGGACCTGCTATAACAGGCTGGTCAGGGGACCTGCTATAACAGGCTGGTCAGGGGACCTGCTACAACAGTCTGTTGTCATAATGATGACCACTGATAGATGTGTAACTAGTCTGCATTCTGTTAAATGAGTTGGaccatttttttcttctaataaCACAGAATGACTAGTTTCTTTTATTTAGACAAATACAGTCCCTGAGCACTTCTCTTCAGTTGGATGAGTTTAAATTCACtccaaaggttgtgtgtgtgtgaaatataaGCCTCTCCCTAGCCCAGTGTTCTAGCCCTCTAGTGGTCAGATGTAGCATTACACAGGAAAAGGTTTTGAAGGCATAGTAACACGTCATGTGAAATGTGCAGGGCCTCTCAGAATCGAGCATCAACACAGGAATATTTACTTGTAGTGTACCCGAATAAGGACTTCATAACGCAGTGAACATTTGATTAATGCTTATGTCAACAATCGCAAGACatcccattttattttaagattcTTCTCTCTGTCAGGATTTGTGGCTACCACTCTCCCAGCTCCCCCCTGACCTTCCAGTCCTCCCGAAACGTGATGCTGGTAACCTTGGTTACTAACAAGGAAAATAACTACCCAGGACTCAGAGCCCAAGTGTCTCAGGTCCCCCGGAACAGCAAAGGTACTATAAcactgtctactactactacaactactactactactaacctcctcctactactagtgctactactactactacaactactactagtgctactactactactacaactactactagtgctactactactactactgctctgacTACTGACGTCGTACGATGATCTACCTAGCTAGTGTGCTACTTAGCTCCATTACGTCGACAGGTAGCCTGTGTCAGTATGGTTAGCTACGTAGCGTGATTTCTCGTAATTCGTCACTATATCATTAGCTACTTATCTAGTGCTGTATGCTACGTATTTCACTACAATGCTGCCTAACGTGCGTAGTGCGGCAACTAACTCactcactacactactactagtgctacctactactactaatcAGCCATGGCAGTGACTGCGATCTACTTATCGTCGTACTTCATAAACATGGCCACCTACTACCGTCAGTGCTCCTATCGACTGACTACTACTGATCAGTAAGGCTAGCTATTCTGAGTGCCTTGTGACTACTGAACGACGTACCATGCAGCAGACTTCGACTGCTAGTGCTACTACTTTACTAACTACTCCGAGGTAGCGGTACTACTGAGTGCTCCTACTTGATTACTACCAAACTAGCTACTAGTGCTAGCTTACTtattactacaactactactagtgCTACTATATTACTACTAAACTCATACTAACTACTATGCTACTAAACCTCCTCCTACTTACTATTCACTTACGTGTCCTTCTACACTACTACTTGATCTACTTAGCTACTACTACGATATACGCAGTCGCTCCTTACGTACTACTCCACTACTACTTACTTAAGCCTCCTCCTAGGCTCACTATTACGTACTGTCtattactactacactactgaCGTACTAcaatacactactactactaaactgACTACCTAACCTCctcctactacctactactacaactactgactagtgctactactatactaactACTGACACTAACCTCCTCCTCCTACGTACTCACAACTTACTACTAGTTGCTAcctactactagctactactactactaacctgcCTCTACTTACTACTGACACTACCTACTACTAGTGCTACTACTGAGCTACTACTTACAACTAACCTCCTACTagctctactactactacaactactgtaCTGGTATCTACTACCTACTATACGTTGTCCTCTTCCGTGACTGAACTCCGTGCTAGTAGCACCTCTATATCTCTCGCCTGCTCGCTACATTCTTATTTCTGAGTCTGCATCTCTATATGCTCACCTACAACTACTATActactcactcctcactcactatTACTACTCAACTACTACTTCTATACTACTACTgagtgctactactactactactacaactactactacattTACTTTACAatgtactacaactactactattgctactactacactactactaacaACTACTACTAGTGCTTACcgtacctactactactacactactagcTAACTATAcgtactcctactactactactactactactcacaacTACTACCTAGTGCTAACTACTACGTACTACGTTACAACACTACTAGTGCTACTCTACTTACTacttgactactactactactgcgcaTACTAGCTGAgtgctactactacaactactactagtgctacaactactactaggctactcactcactactactactactactaactactaacaaCTACTACTAGTCCTACTACTATCTACTTACAACTACTACTAGTGctctactacactactcactactactacgtAACTacctaatgctactactacttccACTAtcttactactacaactactaatcGTAGTGCTCTTACGACTACTACTaggtactactacaactactactagtgctgctgctactactactactacaactagtgctgctactactactactactacaactaaccTCACATGGTGAGGAATCGTCAGGCCTTCACCATACAGTTATCAACAGTCATACATGATCtactattttaaaaatgtttggttTGTCTTTTGGTTGTTAATGTGATCATCTGTTGATTGTTTTTAGAGCTGGAATGTGGTGGCCAGCTGTCAGGAGAGACAGGGGAATTCCACATCCCCAAACTACCCAAACTACTATGCTCCCAACACAGATGTGAATGGAATATACAGGTGAGGAAGTGTTTATACTGGGTTACATCGTGTGTTATACTGGGGTTACAGCGTAGTGTTTATACTGGGGTTACAGCGTAGTGTTTATACTGGGTTACAGCGTAGTGTTTATACTGGGGACAGCATAGTGTTTATACGGGGTTACAGCGTAGTGTTTATCTGGGGTTACAGCGTAGTGTTTATACTGGGGTTACAGCGTAGTGTTTATACTGGGGTTACAGGTAGTGTTATACTGTTACAGCGTAGTGTTTATACTGGAGTTACAGCGTAGTGTTTATACTGGGTTACAGCGTAGTGTTTATACTGGGGTTACAGCGTAGTGTTTATACTGGAGTTACAGCGTAGTGTTTATACTGGGGTTACAGCGTAGTGTTTATACTGGGGTTACAGCGTGAGTGTTTATACTGGGGTTACAGCGTAGTGTTTATACTGGGGTTACAGCGTAAGTGTTATACTGGGGTTACAGCGTAGTGGTTTATACTGGGCTTACAGCGTAGTGTTTATACTGGGGTTACAGCATAGTGTTTATACTGGGTTACAGCATAGTGTTTATACTGGGGTTACAGCATAGTGAAGTGTTTGACAAATGTATTTGATCATCTAATAATCAGATATTGAAACCTTCAGATTTTAAGCATTGGCTGATAGAGGTTTTGTATCAAGCTAAGTGTGTATAATGTCTGCCTGtactataacccccccccccccgNNNNNNNNNNNNNNNNNNNNNNNNNCCCAGGTCCCTGCTGGTAAGTCAGTGAAGGTCAAGTTCAGTACCTTCCTGTTATTAGAGCTGGGTCAGGAGAACACTAAGGACTGTAACAAGGACTATGTAGAGATCAACAACAAGAGGTGAGATATTTCAGAAGAGCTCCCCCCTACTGTATTAACTAACCCTGCACCTCCCTATTCACTGACCCtgcttccagccaggacaatgaccacaatagacgaagatatacacacacaggataatCAGCTAGCTTAATGTGAATGGTAATAATCTCACTAGCCAGCTAGTTTAACAGGCAAAAACAACCTAAAAGTAATGTTATGGAAGGTACAGTACCAttagaaagaattcagaccccttttcacatgttgttttgttacaacctgaatttaatggattaaattgtgattttgtcactggcctaaacacaataccccataatgtcgaagtggaattatgttttaacacatttttactgattgagtcaataagtattcaccccctttgctatggcaagcctcaataagttcaggagtaaaaaatgtacttaagttgcttggactcactctgtgtacaattaatagtgtttaacattatttttttgaatgactacctcatctctgtaccccacacatacaattatctataaggttcctcagtcgagcagtgaatttcaaacacagattcaaccacaaagaccagggaggttccaatgcctcacaaagaagggcacctattggtagatgggtcaaatatttttatcaaataaaaagcagacattgaatatccctttgagaatggtgaagttattaattacgctttggatggtgtatcaatacacccagtcactggaaagatacaggcgtccttcctaactcagttgccagagaggaaggaaaccactcagggatttcaccatgaggccaatggtgactttaaaatagttagttctctcctatcacagcatTCAACTCTgagggatcaacaacattgtagttactccacaatactaacctaaatgacataaaaatattcccaaacatgcatcctgtttgcaataaggcactaaagtattactgcaacaaaaaaaagtcaaataaatgtaactttatgtcctgaatacagtgtTATGTTTTCGGCAAATCCAACACCTCACTGAGTACCCTTCTTCATATTTGTAAATATGGtaatggctgcatcatgttatgggtatgcttgtcattggcaaggactagggagtttttttttttttaatgaaaatgtacGGAAttaagctaagcacaggcaacgtcctagaggaaaacctgtttgtctgcttt is a genomic window containing:
- the LOC112079097 gene encoding suppressor of tumorigenicity 14 protein-like, with protein sequence MPQLSKYYVGSPYKLQVHEGSVIAYYLSEFEVPRGQEAAVDKAMSSMDKVVDKVQRGFSNNRPGNDLLFEDVMNSALDSRMICGYHSPSSPLTFQSSRNVMLVTLVTNKENNYPGLRAQVSQVPRNSKELECGGQLSGETGEFHIPKLPKLLCSQHRCEWNIQVPAGKSVKVKFSTFLLLELGQENTKDCNKDYVEINNKR